A DNA window from Polyodon spathula isolate WHYD16114869_AA chromosome 18, ASM1765450v1, whole genome shotgun sequence contains the following coding sequences:
- the LOC121294172 gene encoding ubiquitin carboxyl-terminal hydrolase 42-like isoform X1 — protein sequence MTIVDKPRETSESGQSEPSGSLTPSSSGDMDSSSASWGAVSSALDAPKSKASSVGPTPGAAVYSSSTTPVQEKPKPTIHKDQNLAGGGDGIAPPQKVLFPVEKLCLKWHQIHRIGAGLQNLGNTCFLNSALQCLTYTAPLASYMLSREHSKTCHEAGFCMMCTMQNHITQAFANSGNVIKPMSVINDLKRIAKHFRFGSQEDAHEFLRYTIDAMQKSCLPGNKLDRQTQATTLIHQIFGGYLRSRVKCLNCKAVSDTFDPYLDVALDIKTAQSITKALEQFVKPEQLDGENAYKCTKCKKMVPASKRFTIHRGSNVLTISLKRFANYNGGKITKDVRYPEFLDIRPFMSQYNGEPILYGLYAVLVHSGFSCHAGHYYCYIKASNGQWYQMNDSIVSTSDIRSVLNQQAYVLFYIRSPDIKNGGDYNHSTRTPGQSSPRPIVSQRLGGTKQQTTGFIGPQLPPHMAKSSNHINGNGCVKEVPCSSKASSSNTVINRMGSSQPSTSFKNRALSRPTIIPEPAKRPKLTFQIGQSKSARPSHSQPNFHSSPLDNLYKPSTSTSAIIHSSTASSSSSTAQSTSGAPSSTAPATVSRADTPPDPPRSKMNGNPKRSASCLVPYAEESSEESDEEPGPVTANGHAKPLNGTVNGNRLGTFPTSSATRPLPDLGQNHLGVPHCKAELNGLTTMAVESEDTRLKVETVSCPFKHSKKPIQNGLLKTNGFNHSDKLTSDASNTVESIGTSTTNGPEPAKRQKLTSHVEQSEEEKSHCLPSRGTTFPAAATFVNPCVDRVQNLENCSPASPIDAVRSPAPELCDKTLLEEERAGNTTMNNKTSPHDPDVPVNSNTDNKPNPNRETKMFQIKSENKHSPEEVPITLKQSVASTGDPVQLQTRHSTGLKSPVSCENVGKRVILNTTNSNISPVGDKAKDQMKTCLETIKEESQEAISECRQSPGKDRCAENRKLTSRIYEQPSTSAQSGSKEAEREEKSKITEVPSRSTEKDKPRISDREKHINKSSSLYNERYSQDKRKLSEKYRYHDARSRSRERTNHEKSRLHDKDYYSCKHQSRSRDRSHSRDGYYRDREKDWRGERHTYHSRDSYYRSKEDLDRGFPQSDRDYEKSSSHYNSSWLHKEEPYSKPRWVDGMISKENGYEDFGKQPLDYNSKQPHDYNRGRLDSNHIPHSSSSSHYCEHVKDKRTSGSSGRSSEHNSERRKHESRRHYNDRDAEDSGSERKRRRHRRDESSEERKHKKSKKKKKSKDKYKDRDHRSHQYSSEANSDSDALKHKKKKKKKKHRSDVSDQEKLQRSRYRKQDCRSGDESDSSNKAPKSKDFKGMDSRRDGQKLYSEEKEELPHKEKNSQAENEHHRGCRSPRSDAEMYRCPLNAMDLEAKNKSGNGADCQSSLSLEIETALQCHGKPSRHSIHV from the exons ATGACAATAGTTGACAAACCAAGAGAGACTTCTGAGTCTGGTCAGTCTGAGCCCTCTGGCTCCCTGACCCCCTCCTCCTCTGGAGACATGGACTCAAGCTCAGCGAGTTGGGGCGCTGTATCATCTGCCTTGGACGCCCCTAAAAGTAAAGCCTCTTCTGTAGGACCGACCCCGGGAGCTGCTGTTTATTCCAGTAGTACAACACCtgtgcaagagaaaccaaaacccACCATACACAAGGATCAAA ACTTGGCAGGGGGCGGAGATGGGATCGCTCCTCCACAGAAAGTTCTATTTCCAGTGGAGAAACTCTGCCTAAAGTGGCATCAGATACATCGAATTGGAGCTGGACTCCAAAATCTGGGCAACACTTGCTTCCTGAACTCGGCTCTGCAGTGTCTCACCTACACAGCCCCCCTCGCCAGCTACATGCTGTCCCGTGAACACTCCAAAACAT GCCACGAGGCTGGATTCTGTATGATGTGCACAATGCAGAATCATATCACCCAGGCCTTTGCCAACTCTGGAAATGTCATAAAGCCCATGTCTGTCATAAATGACCTAAAAC GTATCGCCAAACATTTTAGATTTGGGAGCCAAGAGGATGCACATGAATTTCTCCGTTACACTATTGATGCTATGCAAAAATCGTGCCTCCCTGGAAACAA GTTGGACAGACAAACGCAGGCCACCACATTAATACATCAGATCTTTGGGGGCTATTTGAGGTCCAGAG TAAAATGTCTGAATTGCAAAGCGGTTTCTGACACTTTTGATCCGTATCTGGATGTTGCTTTGGATATTAAG ACTGCACAAAGCATCACCAAAGCACTTGAACAGTTTGTAAAACCGGAACAGTTGGATGGAGAAAACGCTTACAAATGCACCAA GTGCAAGAAAATGGTTCCAGCATCAAAGAGGTTTACAATACACCGAGGATCCAATGTGCTTACCATATCCTTGAAGCGTTTTGCCAACTACAATGGGGGCAAGATCACAAAG GATGTGAGGTATCCAGAATTTCTGGATATTCGTCCGTTCATGTCACAATACAATGGGGAGCCAATTCTATATGGCCTGTATGCCGTTTTAGTGCATTCTGGGTTTAGTTGCCATGCTGGACACTACTATTGTTACATAAAG GCCAGTAATGGACAGTGGTACCAGATGAATGATTCTATAGTATCCACTAGCGACATCCGGTCAGTACTCAATCAGCAGGCTTATGTACTGTTTTACATCAG GTCTCCAGATATTAAGAACGGAGGCGATTATAATCATTCCACACGCACCCCAGGACAGTCCTCCCCTCGCCCCATAGTGAGTCAGCGCCTGGGTGGCACCAAGCAGCAGACAACAGGCTTCATTGGACCACAGCTCCCCCCTCATATGGCTAAG agtTCCAACCACATCAATGGAAACGGCTGCGTGAAGGAGGTTCCCTGCAGTTCCAAGGCGAGTTCCAGCAACACTGTTATAAACAGGATGGGGTCAAGCCAGCCTTCCACTTCTTTCAAGAACCGTGCGCTCAGCAGGCCCACCATTATTCCAGAACCCGCTAAAAGGCCAAAGCTGACCTTCCAAATTGgacagagcaaatcagcacgtcCTTCCCATTCCCAGCCCAACTTTCACAGCAGCCCCCTGGACAACCTGTACAAACCCAGCACTTCCACATCCGCCATCATCCACTCCTCAACcgcgtcctcctcctcctctactgCACAGTCTACCTCAGGAGCACCCAGCTCtacggctccagccacagtatcgCGAGCCGACACGCCCCCTGATCCCCCTCGTTCTAAGATGAATGGCAACCCTAAACGTAGTGCCAGCTGCCTCGTTCCGTATGCAGAAGAATCCTCTGAAGAATCGGATGAGGAGCCTGGTCCTGTTACAGCAAATGGGCATGCAAAGCCCCTCAATGGAACAGTTAATGGAAATAGATTGGGCACATTCCCGACCTCAAGTGCCACTCGTCCACTTCCAGACCTCGGACAGAATCATTTGGGTGTACCTCATTGCAAGGCAGAGTTGAACGGCCTGACCACTATGGCAGTGGAGTCTGAAGATACCAGGCTCAAGGTTGAAACAGTGAGCTGCCCATTCAAGCATAGTAAAAAACCCATTCAGAATGGCTTGCTAAAAACGAACGGTTTTAATCACAGTGATAAG CTAACTTCTGATGCATCTAACACTGTGGAAAGCATTGGTACCAGTACTACAAATGGACCAGAACCCGCTAAAAGGCAAAAGCTGACTTCTCATGTCGAACAGAG tgaagaagaaaaaagtcaTTGTTTACCCTCAAGGGGGACAACTTTTCCAGCAGCTGCTACTTTTGTCAATCCCTGTGTGGACAGGGTTCAAAATCTGGAAAATTGTTCACCCGCCTCTCCTATAGATGCAGTCAGGTCTCCAGCCCCTGAACTGTGTGATAAAACTCTTCTTGAAGAAGAAAGGGCTGGCAATACTACCATGAACAACAAAACCTCTCCCCATGACCCTGACGTTCCTGTTAATAGTAATACTGATAACAAACCAAACCCTAATAGGGAAACTAAGATGTTCCAGATAAAGAGTGAAAATAAGCATTCTCCAGAAGAGGTTCCGATCACTCTCAAACAATCTGTTGCAAGTACAGGGGATCCTGTCCAGCTTCAGACGAGGCACTCCACTGGCTTGAAAAGTCCTGTTAGCTGTGAAAATGTTGGTAAACGTGTCATATTAAACACTACTAATTCTAATATATCTCCTGTTGGGGACAAAGCCAAGGATCAGATGAAGACATGTCTTGAGACTATAAAGGAAGAAAGTCAAGAAGCCATATCAGAATGCAGACAGTCCCCAGGGAAAGACAGGTGTGCTGAAAACAGGAAGCTGACATCTCGGATATATGAACAGCCGAGCACCTCAGCTCAGTCTGGTAGCAAGGAAGCAGAAAGGGAGGAGAAAAGCAAAATCACAGAAGTCCCTTCACGTAGCACAGAGAAAGACAAACCCAGAATATCTGACAGggaaaaacatataaacaaatcATCCTCTCTTTATAACGAGAGATATAGTCAAGATAAACGTAAGCTTTCTGAGAAGTATAGGTATCATGATGCTCGATCTAGAAGTAGAGAAAGAACGAACCACGAAAAGAGTAGGCTGCATGATAAAGACTATTATTCCTGTAAACATCAATCCCGTAGCAGAGATAGATCCCATAGTAGGGATGGGTATTATAGAGACAGAGAAAAGGACTGGAGGGGGGAAAGACACACTTACCACAGCAGGGACTCTTACTACAGGTCCAAAGAGGACCTGGACAGGGGGTTCCCTCAAAGCGATAGAGACTATGAGAAGTCATCCAGTCACTATAACAGCAGCTGGCTTCACAAAGAAGAGCCTTACTCTAAGCCCCGATGGGTGGACGGGATGATAAGCAAAGAGAACGGCTATGAAGACTTTGGTAAACAACCACTTGATTACAATAGTAAACAACCACATGATTACAATAGGGGTAGATTAGATTCCAACCATATACCacattcctcctcctcctcccactaTTGCGAGCACGTCAAGGACAAACGCACCTCGGGCTCCAGTGGGAGGAGCTCGGAACACAATAGCGAGCGTCGAAAACACGAGAGCAGGCGGCACTACAATGACCGCGACGCTGAGGATAGCGGCTCAGAAAGGAAGCGGAGGAGACACCGGCGGGACGAGTCTTCGGAGGAGAGGAAACACAAAAAGtcgaagaagaaaaagaagtccaaagataaatacaaagacaGGGACCACAG AAGTCACCAGTATTCTTCTGAAGCAAATTCAGATAGTGATGCATTGAAAcacaagaaaaagaagaaaaagaaaaaacacaggagTGACGTTTCGGATCAAGAGAAACTCCAGCGCTCCCGGTACCGGAAGCAGGACTGCAGGTCTGGGGATGAGTCAGACAGCAGCAACAAGGCACCCAAGAGCAAGGACTTCAAAGGAATGGACAGCAGGAGGGACGGTCAGAAACTGTATTCAGAGGAGAAGGAAGAATTACCTCATAAAGAAAAGAATTCCCAAGCTGAGAATGAACATCACCGAG gtTGTAGGTCCCCTAGATCAGATGCTGAAATGTACAGGTGTCCTTTAAATGCAATGGACTTGGAAGCAAAGAACAAATCTGGAAATGGAGCTGACTGTCAATCTTCTCTCAGTCTGGAGATTGAAACAG ctttgcaGTGTCACGGCAAGCCATCCCGACACAGCATACATGTTTAA
- the LOC121294172 gene encoding ubiquitin carboxyl-terminal hydrolase 42-like isoform X2: protein MTIVDKPRETSESGQSEPSGSLTPSSSGDMDSSSASWGAVSSALDAPKSKASSVGPTPGAAVYSSSTTPVQEKPKPTIHKDQNLAGGGDGIAPPQKVLFPVEKLCLKWHQIHRIGAGLQNLGNTCFLNSALQCLTYTAPLASYMLSREHSKTCHEAGFCMMCTMQNHITQAFANSGNVIKPMSVINDLKRIAKHFRFGSQEDAHEFLRYTIDAMQKSCLPGNKLDRQTQATTLIHQIFGGYLRSRVKCLNCKAVSDTFDPYLDVALDIKTAQSITKALEQFVKPEQLDGENAYKCTKCKKMVPASKRFTIHRGSNVLTISLKRFANYNGGKITKDVRYPEFLDIRPFMSQYNGEPILYGLYAVLVHSGFSCHAGHYYCYIKASNGQWYQMNDSIVSTSDIRSVLNQQAYVLFYIRSPDIKNGGDYNHSTRTPGQSSPRPIVSQRLGGTKQQTTGFIGPQLPPHMAKSSNHINGNGCVKEVPCSSKASSSNTVINRMGSSQPSTSFKNRALSRPTIIPEPAKRPKLTFQIGQSKSARPSHSQPNFHSSPLDNLYKPSTSTSAIIHSSTASSSSSTAQSTSGAPSSTAPATVSRADTPPDPPRSKMNGNPKRSASCLVPYAEESSEESDEEPGPVTANGHAKPLNGTVNGNRLGTFPTSSATRPLPDLGQNHLGVPHCKAELNGLTTMAVESEDTRLKVETVSCPFKHSKKPIQNGLLKTNGFNHSDKLTSDASNTVESIGTSTTNGPEPAKRQKLTSHVEQSEEEKSHCLPSRGTTFPAAATFVNPCVDRVQNLENCSPASPIDAVRSPAPELCDKTLLEEERAGNTTMNNKTSPHDPDVPVNSNTDNKPNPNRETKMFQIKSENKHSPEEVPITLKQSVASTGDPVQLQTRHSTGLKSPVSCENVGKRVILNTTNSNISPVGDKAKDQMKTCLETIKEESQEAISECRQSPGKDRCAENRKLTSRIYEQPSTSAQSGSKEAEREEKSKITEVPSRSTEKDKPRISDREKHINKSSSLYNERYSQDKRKLSEKYRYHDARSRSRERTNHEKSRLHDKDYYSCKHQSRSRDRSHSRDGYYRDREKDWRGERHTYHSRDSYYRSKEDLDRGFPQSDRDYEKSSSHYNSSWLHKEEPYSKPRWVDGMISKENGYEDFGKQPLDYNSKQPHDYNRGRLDSNHIPHSSSSSHYCEHVKDKRTSGSSGRSSEHNSERRKHESRRHYNDRDAEDSGSERKRRRHRRDESSEERKHKKSKKKKKSKDKYKDRDHRSHQYSSEANSDSDALKHKKKKKKKKHRSDVSDQEKLQRSRYRKQDCRSGDESDSSNKAPKSKDFKGMDSRRDGQKLYSEEKEELPHKEKNSQAENEHHRGCRSPRSDAEMYRCPLNAMDLEAKNKSGNGADCQSSLSLEIETGE from the exons ATGACAATAGTTGACAAACCAAGAGAGACTTCTGAGTCTGGTCAGTCTGAGCCCTCTGGCTCCCTGACCCCCTCCTCCTCTGGAGACATGGACTCAAGCTCAGCGAGTTGGGGCGCTGTATCATCTGCCTTGGACGCCCCTAAAAGTAAAGCCTCTTCTGTAGGACCGACCCCGGGAGCTGCTGTTTATTCCAGTAGTACAACACCtgtgcaagagaaaccaaaacccACCATACACAAGGATCAAA ACTTGGCAGGGGGCGGAGATGGGATCGCTCCTCCACAGAAAGTTCTATTTCCAGTGGAGAAACTCTGCCTAAAGTGGCATCAGATACATCGAATTGGAGCTGGACTCCAAAATCTGGGCAACACTTGCTTCCTGAACTCGGCTCTGCAGTGTCTCACCTACACAGCCCCCCTCGCCAGCTACATGCTGTCCCGTGAACACTCCAAAACAT GCCACGAGGCTGGATTCTGTATGATGTGCACAATGCAGAATCATATCACCCAGGCCTTTGCCAACTCTGGAAATGTCATAAAGCCCATGTCTGTCATAAATGACCTAAAAC GTATCGCCAAACATTTTAGATTTGGGAGCCAAGAGGATGCACATGAATTTCTCCGTTACACTATTGATGCTATGCAAAAATCGTGCCTCCCTGGAAACAA GTTGGACAGACAAACGCAGGCCACCACATTAATACATCAGATCTTTGGGGGCTATTTGAGGTCCAGAG TAAAATGTCTGAATTGCAAAGCGGTTTCTGACACTTTTGATCCGTATCTGGATGTTGCTTTGGATATTAAG ACTGCACAAAGCATCACCAAAGCACTTGAACAGTTTGTAAAACCGGAACAGTTGGATGGAGAAAACGCTTACAAATGCACCAA GTGCAAGAAAATGGTTCCAGCATCAAAGAGGTTTACAATACACCGAGGATCCAATGTGCTTACCATATCCTTGAAGCGTTTTGCCAACTACAATGGGGGCAAGATCACAAAG GATGTGAGGTATCCAGAATTTCTGGATATTCGTCCGTTCATGTCACAATACAATGGGGAGCCAATTCTATATGGCCTGTATGCCGTTTTAGTGCATTCTGGGTTTAGTTGCCATGCTGGACACTACTATTGTTACATAAAG GCCAGTAATGGACAGTGGTACCAGATGAATGATTCTATAGTATCCACTAGCGACATCCGGTCAGTACTCAATCAGCAGGCTTATGTACTGTTTTACATCAG GTCTCCAGATATTAAGAACGGAGGCGATTATAATCATTCCACACGCACCCCAGGACAGTCCTCCCCTCGCCCCATAGTGAGTCAGCGCCTGGGTGGCACCAAGCAGCAGACAACAGGCTTCATTGGACCACAGCTCCCCCCTCATATGGCTAAG agtTCCAACCACATCAATGGAAACGGCTGCGTGAAGGAGGTTCCCTGCAGTTCCAAGGCGAGTTCCAGCAACACTGTTATAAACAGGATGGGGTCAAGCCAGCCTTCCACTTCTTTCAAGAACCGTGCGCTCAGCAGGCCCACCATTATTCCAGAACCCGCTAAAAGGCCAAAGCTGACCTTCCAAATTGgacagagcaaatcagcacgtcCTTCCCATTCCCAGCCCAACTTTCACAGCAGCCCCCTGGACAACCTGTACAAACCCAGCACTTCCACATCCGCCATCATCCACTCCTCAACcgcgtcctcctcctcctctactgCACAGTCTACCTCAGGAGCACCCAGCTCtacggctccagccacagtatcgCGAGCCGACACGCCCCCTGATCCCCCTCGTTCTAAGATGAATGGCAACCCTAAACGTAGTGCCAGCTGCCTCGTTCCGTATGCAGAAGAATCCTCTGAAGAATCGGATGAGGAGCCTGGTCCTGTTACAGCAAATGGGCATGCAAAGCCCCTCAATGGAACAGTTAATGGAAATAGATTGGGCACATTCCCGACCTCAAGTGCCACTCGTCCACTTCCAGACCTCGGACAGAATCATTTGGGTGTACCTCATTGCAAGGCAGAGTTGAACGGCCTGACCACTATGGCAGTGGAGTCTGAAGATACCAGGCTCAAGGTTGAAACAGTGAGCTGCCCATTCAAGCATAGTAAAAAACCCATTCAGAATGGCTTGCTAAAAACGAACGGTTTTAATCACAGTGATAAG CTAACTTCTGATGCATCTAACACTGTGGAAAGCATTGGTACCAGTACTACAAATGGACCAGAACCCGCTAAAAGGCAAAAGCTGACTTCTCATGTCGAACAGAG tgaagaagaaaaaagtcaTTGTTTACCCTCAAGGGGGACAACTTTTCCAGCAGCTGCTACTTTTGTCAATCCCTGTGTGGACAGGGTTCAAAATCTGGAAAATTGTTCACCCGCCTCTCCTATAGATGCAGTCAGGTCTCCAGCCCCTGAACTGTGTGATAAAACTCTTCTTGAAGAAGAAAGGGCTGGCAATACTACCATGAACAACAAAACCTCTCCCCATGACCCTGACGTTCCTGTTAATAGTAATACTGATAACAAACCAAACCCTAATAGGGAAACTAAGATGTTCCAGATAAAGAGTGAAAATAAGCATTCTCCAGAAGAGGTTCCGATCACTCTCAAACAATCTGTTGCAAGTACAGGGGATCCTGTCCAGCTTCAGACGAGGCACTCCACTGGCTTGAAAAGTCCTGTTAGCTGTGAAAATGTTGGTAAACGTGTCATATTAAACACTACTAATTCTAATATATCTCCTGTTGGGGACAAAGCCAAGGATCAGATGAAGACATGTCTTGAGACTATAAAGGAAGAAAGTCAAGAAGCCATATCAGAATGCAGACAGTCCCCAGGGAAAGACAGGTGTGCTGAAAACAGGAAGCTGACATCTCGGATATATGAACAGCCGAGCACCTCAGCTCAGTCTGGTAGCAAGGAAGCAGAAAGGGAGGAGAAAAGCAAAATCACAGAAGTCCCTTCACGTAGCACAGAGAAAGACAAACCCAGAATATCTGACAGggaaaaacatataaacaaatcATCCTCTCTTTATAACGAGAGATATAGTCAAGATAAACGTAAGCTTTCTGAGAAGTATAGGTATCATGATGCTCGATCTAGAAGTAGAGAAAGAACGAACCACGAAAAGAGTAGGCTGCATGATAAAGACTATTATTCCTGTAAACATCAATCCCGTAGCAGAGATAGATCCCATAGTAGGGATGGGTATTATAGAGACAGAGAAAAGGACTGGAGGGGGGAAAGACACACTTACCACAGCAGGGACTCTTACTACAGGTCCAAAGAGGACCTGGACAGGGGGTTCCCTCAAAGCGATAGAGACTATGAGAAGTCATCCAGTCACTATAACAGCAGCTGGCTTCACAAAGAAGAGCCTTACTCTAAGCCCCGATGGGTGGACGGGATGATAAGCAAAGAGAACGGCTATGAAGACTTTGGTAAACAACCACTTGATTACAATAGTAAACAACCACATGATTACAATAGGGGTAGATTAGATTCCAACCATATACCacattcctcctcctcctcccactaTTGCGAGCACGTCAAGGACAAACGCACCTCGGGCTCCAGTGGGAGGAGCTCGGAACACAATAGCGAGCGTCGAAAACACGAGAGCAGGCGGCACTACAATGACCGCGACGCTGAGGATAGCGGCTCAGAAAGGAAGCGGAGGAGACACCGGCGGGACGAGTCTTCGGAGGAGAGGAAACACAAAAAGtcgaagaagaaaaagaagtccaaagataaatacaaagacaGGGACCACAG AAGTCACCAGTATTCTTCTGAAGCAAATTCAGATAGTGATGCATTGAAAcacaagaaaaagaagaaaaagaaaaaacacaggagTGACGTTTCGGATCAAGAGAAACTCCAGCGCTCCCGGTACCGGAAGCAGGACTGCAGGTCTGGGGATGAGTCAGACAGCAGCAACAAGGCACCCAAGAGCAAGGACTTCAAAGGAATGGACAGCAGGAGGGACGGTCAGAAACTGTATTCAGAGGAGAAGGAAGAATTACCTCATAAAGAAAAGAATTCCCAAGCTGAGAATGAACATCACCGAG gtTGTAGGTCCCCTAGATCAGATGCTGAAATGTACAGGTGTCCTTTAAATGCAATGGACTTGGAAGCAAAGAACAAATCTGGAAATGGAGCTGACTGTCAATCTTCTCTCAGTCTGGAGATTGAAACAG GTGAGTGA